From Blastochloris viridis, one genomic window encodes:
- the trxA gene encoding thioredoxin gives MFTFGGPKKAGPAASGAADGLVSDVTTQSFVKDVIEESKTQPVLVDFWAAWCGPCKQLTPVLEKVVRAGRGKVKLAKMNIDEHPAVASQLGIQSIPAVIAFVDGRAVDGFMGALPEGQVVAFIDRITAGKVDGGTKELLEAADAALIGGDAVTAADAFAAVLGEEPDNVHALAGLARCHLELGDLEQAKQTLALVPAAKAGEAPVAAVRAAIEVAEQAAALGDLAELEAAVAADPSNHQARFDLAVALNARNRRAEVLAHLLEIVKHDRAWNDDGARKQLVTFFEAWGPADPHTIDGRRRLSSILFA, from the coding sequence ATGTTTACATTCGGTGGACCGAAAAAGGCCGGGCCGGCGGCCTCCGGCGCGGCCGACGGTCTGGTCAGCGACGTCACCACCCAGAGCTTCGTCAAGGACGTCATCGAGGAGTCGAAGACCCAGCCGGTGCTGGTCGACTTCTGGGCGGCATGGTGCGGCCCCTGCAAGCAGCTGACGCCGGTATTGGAGAAGGTGGTTCGCGCCGGCCGCGGCAAGGTCAAGCTGGCCAAGATGAACATCGACGAGCACCCGGCGGTGGCCAGCCAGCTCGGCATCCAGTCGATCCCGGCGGTGATCGCCTTCGTCGACGGCCGTGCGGTTGACGGCTTCATGGGCGCGCTGCCGGAGGGCCAGGTGGTGGCCTTCATCGATCGCATCACCGCCGGCAAGGTCGACGGCGGCACCAAGGAGCTGCTGGAGGCCGCCGACGCCGCCCTGATCGGCGGCGACGCGGTGACGGCCGCCGACGCCTTCGCCGCCGTGCTCGGCGAGGAGCCGGACAACGTCCACGCCCTGGCCGGGCTGGCGCGCTGCCACCTCGAACTCGGCGACCTGGAGCAGGCCAAGCAGACGCTGGCGCTGGTGCCGGCGGCGAAGGCCGGCGAGGCGCCGGTGGCGGCGGTGCGGGCGGCAATCGAGGTCGCCGAGCAGGCCGCCGCGCTGGGCGATCTCGCCGAGCTGGAGGCGGCGGTGGCCGCCGACCCCAGCAATCACCAGGCCCGGTTCGACCTTGCGGTTGCGCTCAACGCCCGCAACCGCCGCGCCGAAGTGCTCGCCCACCTGCTCGAGATCGTCAAGCACGACCGCGCCTGGAACGACGACGGTGCCCGCAAGCAACTGGTGACGTTCTTCGAGGCGTGGGGGCCGGCCGATCCCCATACCATCGACGGTCGCCGCCGGCTGTCCTCCATCCTGTTTGCATGA
- a CDS encoding Trm112 family protein codes for MTEQSAAPDTAADASERRAGGVDPKLLEILVCPVTKGPLEYDAGSQELISRAARLAYPIRDGIPIMLAEEARKLEG; via the coding sequence ATGACCGAGCAATCCGCAGCGCCTGATACCGCCGCCGACGCCTCCGAGCGCCGGGCTGGCGGCGTCGACCCCAAGCTCCTGGAGATTCTGGTGTGCCCGGTGACCAAGGGTCCGCTGGAATACGACGCCGGCAGCCAGGAACTGATCAGCCGCGCCGCCCGTCTTGCCTATCCGATCCGCGACGGCATCCCGATCATGCTCGCCGAGGAGGCGCGCAAGCTGGAGGGCTGA
- a CDS encoding prolyl-tRNA synthetase associated domain-containing protein, which produces MPLAPDDLFALLDRFGIPSSTVRHRAVFTVAESQDVCAGIPGAHTKNLFLKDKRGRLFLVTAGQGAVLDLKHLHHDLGASGRLSFGAAELLWEVLGVTPGSVTTLAAANDEAGRVTVVLEAGLMAAEEISLHPLVNTMTTTLRRDDLVRFLEAVGHPPLVLKLDRGEDG; this is translated from the coding sequence ATGCCGCTCGCACCCGACGATCTGTTCGCGCTGCTCGACCGATTCGGAATTCCGTCCTCCACCGTCCGCCACCGCGCCGTGTTCACGGTCGCCGAGTCGCAGGATGTCTGCGCCGGCATTCCCGGCGCCCATACCAAGAATTTGTTCCTGAAGGACAAGCGGGGCCGGCTGTTCCTCGTCACCGCCGGGCAGGGGGCGGTGCTCGACTTGAAGCACCTCCACCACGACCTCGGCGCCTCCGGCCGGCTGTCGTTCGGCGCGGCCGAGCTGCTTTGGGAGGTGCTGGGCGTCACGCCGGGCTCGGTGACGACGCTGGCCGCCGCCAACGACGAGGCCGGGCGGGTGACGGTGGTGCTGGAAGCCGGGCTGATGGCGGCCGAGGAGATATCGCTTCACCCGCTGGTCAACACCATGACCACCACCTTGAGGCGCGACGACCTCGTCCGCTTCCTGGAGGCGGTCGGCCACCCGCCGCTGGTCTTGAAGCTCGATCGCGGCGAGGACGGCTGA
- a CDS encoding glycine--tRNA ligase subunit alpha, with protein MDMPAHMRPDRSFQGLILTLQNFWADKGCVILQPYDMEVGAGTFHPATTLRALGPRRWNAAYVQPSRRPKDGRYGENPNRLQHYYQFQAILKPSPPDIQDLYLQSLKAIGIDTALHDVRFVEDDWESPTLGAWGLGWECWCDGMEVSQFTYFQQVAGFECAPVAGELTYGLERLAMYVQGVENVYDLNFNGRDGAEKVTYGDVFLQAEQEYSRHNFEHADTDMLFKQFEFAESACRKYLEAGEDGEHHKMALPAYDQCIKASHVFNLLDARGVISVTERQSYILRVRELAKACGAAWLKTAGGRA; from the coding sequence ATGGATATGCCGGCCCACATGCGCCCCGACCGTTCGTTCCAGGGGCTGATCCTGACCCTCCAGAACTTCTGGGCGGACAAGGGCTGCGTCATCCTGCAGCCTTACGACATGGAGGTCGGCGCCGGCACCTTCCATCCGGCGACGACGCTTCGCGCGCTGGGGCCGCGGCGGTGGAATGCCGCCTACGTCCAGCCCTCGCGCCGGCCCAAGGACGGCCGCTATGGCGAGAACCCCAACCGGCTGCAGCACTATTACCAGTTCCAGGCGATCCTGAAGCCCTCGCCGCCGGACATCCAGGACCTCTATTTGCAGAGCCTCAAGGCCATCGGCATCGACACCGCGCTGCACGACGTGCGCTTTGTCGAGGACGATTGGGAGAGCCCGACCCTCGGCGCCTGGGGGCTGGGCTGGGAGTGCTGGTGCGACGGCATGGAGGTGAGCCAGTTCACCTACTTCCAGCAGGTCGCCGGGTTCGAGTGCGCGCCGGTGGCGGGCGAGCTGACCTACGGCCTTGAGCGCCTCGCCATGTACGTGCAGGGCGTCGAGAACGTCTACGACCTTAATTTCAACGGCCGCGACGGCGCCGAGAAAGTGACCTACGGCGATGTGTTCCTGCAGGCCGAGCAGGAATACTCCCGGCACAATTTCGAGCACGCCGACACCGACATGCTGTTCAAGCAGTTCGAGTTTGCCGAAAGCGCCTGCCGCAAGTACCTCGAAGCCGGCGAGGATGGCGAGCACCACAAGATGGCGCTGCCGGCCTACGACCAGTGCATCAAGGCCAGCCACGTCTTCAACCTGCTCGACGCCCGCGGCGTGATCTCGGTCACCGAGCGCCAAAGCTACATCCTGCGCGTTCGCGAGCTGGCGAAAGCCTGCGGCGCGGCGTGGCTGAAGACCGCGGGAGGGCGGGCATGA
- a CDS encoding LON peptidase substrate-binding domain-containing protein, with translation MGSNVTYRGPNDLPSVIPVFPLADALLLPRGSMPLNIFEPRYLALIDDALKGGRLVGMIQPDPSRSGSPTRPALYSVGCVGRITQLSETGDGRYLISLTGVARFRLLEEIAVVTPYRQCRVEYPFPCDFVAGQGADAVDRDAVLETLADFLSANDLKADWQDIDKAPTELLVNALCMMSPFDAAEKQAMLEAPDLPGRAEVLVAATRFAIADNDDDGDTPLQ, from the coding sequence ATGGGCAGCAACGTCACCTACCGCGGCCCGAACGACCTCCCGAGCGTGATTCCGGTGTTCCCGCTGGCAGACGCGCTGTTGCTGCCGCGCGGCAGCATGCCGCTCAACATCTTCGAGCCGCGCTACCTGGCGCTGATCGACGACGCGTTGAAGGGGGGGCGGCTGGTCGGCATGATTCAGCCCGATCCCTCGCGCAGCGGCTCGCCGACCCGGCCGGCGCTCTATTCGGTCGGCTGCGTGGGACGAATCACCCAGCTCTCGGAGACCGGCGATGGCCGCTACCTGATCTCGCTCACCGGGGTGGCGCGCTTTCGCCTGCTTGAGGAGATTGCGGTCGTCACCCCCTACCGCCAGTGCCGGGTGGAGTATCCCTTTCCCTGCGACTTCGTTGCTGGGCAGGGCGCCGACGCGGTCGACCGCGACGCCGTGCTGGAAACCCTGGCCGATTTCCTCAGCGCCAACGACCTCAAGGCCGATTGGCAAGACATCGACAAGGCGCCGACCGAGCTTCTGGTCAACGCGCTGTGCATGATGTCGCCGTTCGATGCCGCCGAAAAGCAGGCCATGCTGGAGGCGCCCGACCTGCCGGGGCGCGCCGAGGTGCTGGTCGCCGCCACCCGTTTTGCCATTGCCGACAACGATGATGACGGCGATACGCCGCTTCAATAG